AACAGTGTGAACGATTAGAGTATTTGACATCTGACTCGTGTGCAATCCAGGTGACGCTTGAAGCAGAGGCTACAAACAAGGGTGCCCTCGCTCTGTATGGCCGCCTAGGTTTTATCCGAGCAAAGAGGCTGTATAGATACTATCTAAATGGCGTGGATGCTTTTCGTCTCAAATTACTGTTTCCACGCCCTGATCTTGGTCTAGATCCAATGATGATGCTTGGTGATGAGAGGGATGGTCAACACATGGATTCTCCGTACTTGTGATAATACCCTGATCAAAAGTGGAAGATGGAAATCAAGCTGTTATTTTTGTTGTGTTCTTTTTCCTGTTTGATACTTTCATGTCTTCATGACATGCAGTAGCTATTTTCCTTTTTGACAAACAAGTGGTTTTCGGCACTGCTGCTCCTGGTAATTTTGAAACCCTGAGGAGGGCATTAGAAGTTCCAAAAATATCTGAATATCTTTTCACGTGTAACAATATTGTCATGGATATTTTTGTAACACAGTGCAAATGTAAATCGCCACCCAATCAGGGGGGCCCTCCGATAGCTTGATATCGATTATGACCTGCCTGAACTTGTTCATGGCACGCCTATTGATCCCTGCCGTTACTTTTTGTTGAAGTTGAATAGCCCACTGAAATCATATGTACATGTTTCAAACATATATATTGATTTaccagatttttctttttcttaaacCGTTCACTTGGGGTGGAATTCGAGTCGAGCCAGCATGACTCGACCCGTTAGAGCTCGGTAATATAATGAACACATTAACATAATAAACTCAGCTCGACCCGTTAGAATTCGAGTTAGCTTTGGCTTGACTCGTTAACATAATAAACTCAGCTTGACTCATGTAACTCGCGAGCTAGCTCGATTAACTCGTTAAACTCACAATGGACGTGAATAAGAAAAGAGCTTTGCTACACGCATGGGCAAATAAGCATGGGCTTTTACGGGCTTAGCTGGGACCTTTTGATTGGAGAAAATCATGATGCGGGGCCCACATCCCTGAAAATCAGGGTTTTTTTGAGACAATCCGAAATTCAGGGGTGGGGGGTGGAGATTAGTTAACGAAACAGACCACGTAATAGGCCCGTAAAAGTCCGTTGGTTTACAATTTTCGATAACAAAATAATCTTTGCTTCGGTACAATCCCCTAAATACATCAACGGACGAGATCTATCTTTACCCCTTCATAATAAAGGATAATCTTTCTAGAAAATACGTCACGGAGATCTGTTACGTTCTGTGTCcgccttgggccggcccattagtatTTACTGTAGCATGGATCGAAGATCAAAAAAAAAATCAGGCTTCGAACCCAGGACCTTCTGCAgttgtatactccctccgtcctttaaagagtgtacttccaatttTATTGGGCtcaaactatctcaaagtttgaccgagtttgtgcaaaaatatgtcAATGCTTGTGAAACCAAATAGGCATATgacgaaaatatattttatcatgaatctaatgctactaatttgatgacataaatgttggtctattattgtataaatatggtcaaacatagaaaagtttgactttccaacaaagttaAAAATACACTCttttaagaatggagggagtactttaatAGCCACCAGGACAAACACAACTTGGTTATACATAACTAGCGTGGTATATTATCACAGAGAATGGTCGTACCGTAGGAGTTTTTTTTATATAAATGCTGTAGCAGATCGAAATTAGTACTGTACAAAGGGGAAGACACTCTAGCACGAATAGAAACACTGTAGTGTATCGAGATTATTTGACAGGGGGTATTGTAGCTAAAGTGTTTTTTTATAGCTAAAAAATACTAATGTGTTTTTTCATCATCAAAATATATtttgaaaacatgaatattttcaaaaatacgaaatgtttttcaaaatttgaacttcttttggaaACACGATCTTTTTTCcaaatttgagaacatttttttcGGAAAAACATTTTCATTTTGTAAATATTTTTCAAACTTCAAGGATATTTTTCTGAAAGTGTAAGAATTTTTTCAAAAAGTCAAATAATTtatcaattttttaaaaaaattcttgaAATTATGAAGAATTTTTAAAAATTCTGAATATATTTTTCAGCACGCAAACCTAATTTTTGAGCATTATTCgaaaaacagaaacattttttCAAGTTtacgaatattttttcaaatttactaacattttctgaaaacattTCTTATTTTCTAGGGCCTGAGCATTTTTTGAttctcattttttttcatttttcttctccTTTTGTTTATTCATTTTTCTACTTTTTAAATTTATTATTCTTTGTGAAacttttttcaaaaataaaaaattgtTTGGCAtaacaaaaaatgttcttgttttcaaatattCTTTgcaattttaaaaattgttctagAATTTTAGAAAACGTTCTTGTTGTCGATtgttttgttcacaaatttaagaaaTTTATGGTTTCAAAAAAGTTGATAATTTTTTTAAAGTACGTGGTTTGCAATTTTTGTtcaaaattttcataattttttggaaATTTgtttacaattttagaaaaaagtATTCTAGTTTGTAAAATTTTCATGCACATTTTGAAATTCCAAAATTGATGGCAACTTTCATGAAATTTTCAGGACAAAAGAAAATGCTCATGCTGATTGATAATGATCGGAAATTATAAATACACTCATCTAAACTAGTGTTTTTAGGACTATGGATAATTGATCCAACTGTTGGAAATCTCAGGACAGACCCCAACTTTTGCAAGCAAGTGGGCATGCCCATTTTAGGCATCCATGCCTGGTTTGAATGACTTCCAACACCGTATGCACGTTGTGACACGTTCTGCCATTAATCATCCTTTTTTCACCGAGAAAACTTTAGAAATGTGAAACTCAACAAAACCCAAATAATTTGGCatgatgccttgaattggtcatacaagaccATAAAAAAGGGTCAATTAAGGGATGTCGAGAAATGAGGTGCTCCCAAACAGATCCTTCTGGCCTATCTGAATACCCTTCATTGAACATGGTATTTCTTTGAAAATATCAGGACTAACCTAATTTTTGCAAGCAAGTGGGAATACCCATGTTAGGCATCCCCACCAGGTCTAAATGACTTCTAACAACGTACGCATGTTGCGACATGTTCTGCCATTAATTATCCTCTTTTCGTCGAGAAAACTCCAGGAAATGTATAACTTGTCGAAACCAAAACAACTTGCCATGATGCTTTGAATTGGTCATATGAGGCCCTTGAAAATAATTGGGGTCATTTCAAGGATATCGAGAAACAACAAGCTCTCAGACGGAGCNNNNNNNNNNNNNNNNNNNNNNNNNNNNNNNNNNNNNNNNNNNNNNNNNNNNNNNNNNNNNNNNNNNNNNNNNNNNNNNNNNNNNNNNNNNNNNNNNNNNNNNNNNNNNNNNNNNNNNNNNNNNNNNNNNNNNNNNNNNNNNNNNNNNNNNNNNNNNNNNNNNNNNNNNNNNNNNNNNNNNNNNNNNNNNNNNNNNNNNNNNNNNNNNNNNNNNNNNNNNNNNNNNNNNNNNNNNNNNNNNNNNNNNNNNNNNNNNNNNNNNNNNNNNNNNNNNNNNNNNNNNNNNNNNNNNNNNNNNNNNNNNNNNNNNNNNNNNNNNNNGTCTGACATGGTCTATTTTTGTATATCCTTGAAATGATCCAACTTTTTGCCATTGGGTGGGCATGTCCCTCATAGGCATCCATGACAGGTTTGAACAATTTTTGACAtcgtatgcaagttgcgacacgtccAGCCTTTTTTCCGTGTTTTCTGACTGAGAAAACTCCAGAAAAATATAAAAATTGTCGAAAACAAACACAAATTttcatggtgccttgaattggtcatacaagatCATGAAAAATTAAGGCCATTTTAAGGATGTCAAAAAACCACGAGCTCTCAGACGGACCCTTCTGGCCAACCTGAACACCCTCCGTTGAACATGGTGTTTTTATGGACATCGTTGAAATTACCCTAAATTCTTCCACTAGGTGGACAAGCCCATGGTAGGCATTCATGGCAGGTTTGAACGACTTCCAGCACATATGCAAGTTGCGGCATGTCTAACCATTTATCGACTTTTTTTTaccgagaaaactctagaaaatgcaaCACTTATCGAAAACCCAACCAAATTTGcttggtgccttgaattggtcatacaagaccATGAAAAAAAAATATTGGGGGTATAGATGACTACCATgggcacgccacctgctcgcaaaaGTTGGGATCATTTCAAGAATGTCCAAAAAAACACCATGTTCAACGTAGCGTGCCCGTGTAGGCATCCATGCTAGGTGTGAAGGAAAATGGTATTTAAAACCATAACTTATATAGGTACTAATTGTCATTTTAAGTTTTTAGCATAACTAATAAATACAAAATGATAAAATTGAAAATAGCAAATGTTTTTTTCTAAAAGCATTTAATAAATATTTAAAGGAAAAAATAATTTAAAATCATAATTTTAGAACAGTTACTTAAAAATGTTATTTTGGTATTTCAATTTTTGGAACAGGTTTAAAAATAAAGtttaaaaaggagaaaaaaattaattcatgaaaaaagaagaaaaatgaaaacATAGAAAAGAAAGGAGAAAATAAATTAATGAAAAATGAAAAcatagaaaagaaagaaaaattcTCGGGCCTTGCCCAACTAAACGACGACAATGCTCGCACCTATTGGATTTTGTTCGGAAATTCAAAAATGTTCCCATTTAACTTTTAAGAAaacaaatgttcacaaatttaaaaaatgtttggggAAAATTTAGAACACCTTTTTGATTTCATCTTTTGTTCGCATTCCTGAAAAAATATTTTGAAATTTAATTTTTTGTTCGTGTTCTCCGAAAATGTTTGTTATTTTTTTTCCGAAGAAGGGACTTGCTCATCATTGGTAACACGGAGAACACATTTCACAATTTACAGCCGACACAACAACAACAGCAAAAACCTAATCGATTTACTTGCCAATATACAACCAACGATTACAATGTCCCCAACTCAGATCAAGACAGTAGAGGCGCCAGCCAATCCGGCGTCAAAAAGATTGGAGGTCACCTTCCCGTGACACGGCCAATGTATAACTTGCTAAGCATATTACAAACCAAAACACGCACACGGGATTGTATGAAGGCGTGGTTCACACGTAGAGAGAGAAAGCGGACGGACGTATGGTGTAGTTTAGTCATGGATGAAGGATCATCGTGTGTGTTTGTGTTAATAACAGTAGTTAAGTTAATAGACCATGTCGTCGCGGATGACACTGGCGAGGGGCGGGTACGCGTAAGGGCCCTTGAGCCAggtgttggcgatgaagcggtaggGCGCCTCGGTGAGGTGGATGCCGTCCCAGCTGACGTGCGCGTCGGGATCGTCGCACACCGTGGCACCGGGCAGCCCGCACGACGAGCTCATGTTGTAGTTGTACGGGCCTCCGCCGCCGCAGCACGCCCTTAGGGCTCCCCTCTTGTACCCTGCAATTCGCCACATATCTCGTTATTAGAGTGACAGTTTTACCGAGTCTCAGTCGATTGAGAATTGGTTATGTCTCAGTCAATGCTATGTTCATTCGATCCTACATGGAGATCCATGCAAAAatttctttctgttttttttttgttttatatACTATGTCACTTGATTGAGACTTGGCTAAATCTCAGTTGACCTAGACCTAGCTACACCCCTTGAAGTAAATACTCTGTCCTGTTCTTTGTGCTCTATGCTTTTGTTTGTACCTAAAGTTGTCTTTGCGTGATGAGTGAGCGTGCGACGTGTTAATTAGTACTAAGACCATcactccctcaaaaaaaaaaaagtacTAAGACCATCAGGTATACTACGTGGTTCAGTGAGGTAGAGCAGATGGCATTTATGTCCCTAATAATGGGGCGGAGATTAAGCCGATGCAGTGCCAGGTTGGCCTGAGCACGGATGGAACCCGGTGTTAGTGTTGTGCCAAGCTAGCTAGCAGATAGCACCAGCAGTGCGTGAGCCGTGAGGAACAGCTATGCGTGCGTGCTGCGTGTCGCGTGTTGGCAGGTGAAGTCACAACGATGTTGCTCTGGCCTCTGACACAGGCGTATCTACAACGCCATCACTCCCCACTGTCCTACTCCTGGGAAGGAACACCAGCCTTGCCTTGTTGCCCTGGCCCTAGCCCGAGATCCCCGCGCGACGCCACTCATCTAAAACTAGCAAAAGGACGGTGGAAGCTCACCACTCGCGCCGGTCTTCTGTGTGGAACTGACATGCTAGCGCGTGACCAGCCCTGAGAGGCTGAACCTGGAACTAACACCCACAAAGGTGGCCGGTGCCCCATTCCCCATTGAAACAGAGGAGAGCAGAGCACCCACACGCTAGCAGCACCAGGAAGCAAGTAGGGATCAATGAAATCAAAGGAGGAAAAGGGAGGTGATCGGCTGACCGTAGAGGTGAGGCGTGCGGGCGAACTGGATGTAGGGGGTGTAGTAGTCGGCGTAGATGATGCGGGCGtccgggcggcggcgctggagctgGTCGAGGGCGATGCGGAGCATGGCGTTGTGGTAGAGGGCCACGCTGTTGAACTTCTTGAGGCAGCCGGTGCGCGGGTCGTAGTCGCTGCGGTCCTCGGACGCGTACATGGTGAGCGTGATGGGGATGCAGCCGGCGGGGAGGTTGCCCGGCACCACCACGTGCCGCGCGCCCTCGTCGAGGACCGCCTCGACGCCGTCGATCATCGACTCCACCACCTTGGGCACCATCTCCGTCTTCACCTTGTCCAGGCTCCACTCCGCCTTCCACGCGAAGCTGTAGTCGTTGCCGCCGAACTCGCCGAACACGAACAGCGCCTTGCCGAAAAACTCCTTGCACTCTGCAGATTGTTGAGTTCGTCGGTTCCTTTTTGGTTTTTCGTTTTCAACAAGAAACGGACAAGAAAACTCCTTGTTTACTAGCGGCGCTAATTACGATACCTTGCGGGGAGGAGCAGACGGTCTCCTTGACCTCCTGGAACCACTCGAGCTGGCACTTCATGGAGGTGTTGAAGGGCGGGATGCTCCACACGTTGTTGTCCCGGAAGTACTTGAGCTCCAGAGCCGTGGCGCCCATCACCGCGAAGTTGGCGCCCTGGCTGAAGTTGGTGCCCTTGTTCGccgacggcggcagcagcggcaCTCCCAGCGCCTCGGCTGCACGCACGCACACATCAATCAATCCAGCCATCCATCCATCCGGTTCAGCAACTCACGTGTAAACAAACATCCGATCGATCGACGGCCGAGCAGAGCAGGCGAGCACGTACCCAGGAAGTCGATGACGAGGCGGCCGTTGGAGCAGCGGGCGTAGGGCGGCGGGAACTTGGGCATGTTGGGCAGCTTGCCGGAGTTGATGATGACGAAGTTGCCCGTGTCGGAGAAGGAGTCGCCGAAGCTGAATATGGCGTTGTAGTACTGCGGCAgcggggccgccgccgccgccgaagcggcGGCCAGACACAGGAGGATGCACCACGACGACGGCGTCCTCTCCATGGTCACCACCAAAGTTGGCCTCTCACCAAACAGCGCGCGTGCGTGCGGGAGaaagaagagagagggagagaggggggagcaGGCATTGGACGGCTAAAAGAGAGTGCTTAGGGGATTGTTATATAGCAGGGCACATGGATTACAActtactactactcctactacgagGGTACGTGGTGGTAATTATGCCGCCTTGTTTAAAAAACACCTTTCTCCTCTCGGTGGGTGGCCTATGATCTATGAAAAAAACAGCTATGGGAAGGAAGGAAGGATGAATGGAGATTTGTTTGTTTAGGTTGTA
The sequence above is a segment of the Triticum dicoccoides isolate Atlit2015 ecotype Zavitan chromosome 1A, WEW_v2.0, whole genome shotgun sequence genome. Coding sequences within it:
- the LOC119368624 gene encoding GDSL esterase/lipase At5g45910-like, which produces MERTPSSWCILLCLAAASAAAAAPLPQYYNAIFSFGDSFSDTGNFVIINSGKLPNMPKFPPPYARCSNGRLVIDFLAEALGVPLLPPSANKGTNFSQGANFAVMGATALELKYFRDNNVWSIPPFNTSMKCQLEWFQEVKETVCSSPQECKEFFGKALFVFGEFGGNDYSFAWKAEWSLDKVKTEMVPKVVESMIDGVEAVLDEGARHVVVPGNLPAGCIPITLTMYASEDRSDYDPRTGCLKKFNSVALYHNAMLRIALDQLQRRRPDARIIYADYYTPYIQFARTPHLYGYKRGALRACCGGGGPYNYNMSSSCGLPGATVCDDPDAHVSWDGIHLTEAPYRFIANTWLKGPYAYPPLASVIRDDMVY